One Mercurialis annua linkage group LG3, ddMerAnnu1.2, whole genome shotgun sequence DNA window includes the following coding sequences:
- the LOC126675304 gene encoding F-box protein At5g07610-like encodes MVSDKRTKMMFSLSHSLSAEKIANNDDLLTEILLLLPIKSLFKFKCVSKNWLFLISNPDFHHRLNLSDFPCALFVHRLPFSNNPLFDFIKLDSSYSEAPFERLNFANDLFGIDIINSCNGLLLCSSTQRYSSQARYYIYNPTTKQHTVLPPVSQVDDESYSLHLAFDPSKSRHYKVICVRQYIVSEPHYNIEIYSSETRLWRVTAASFTVDSLDNEVAGGAFWNGAIHWITDWGPCFYLDEEQEQIREMPMPPKPDDWNRRRVMYFQESRGYLNLIEIYQHAATQFNVCELKKDYSRWFVKYRVDLGVIRSFPEMIKTELEPTVLNYYAYQIWSIVRGKNDEDSYMVLHLPAKIVRYNLKDGSFKKLCNFTPGKGATKYKQENAMNLKYYRAYEYIKSLATV; translated from the coding sequence ATGGTCTCTgataaaagaacaaaaatgaTGTTCTCTTTATCTCACTCATTATCAGCAGAGAAAATCGCCAACAATGATGATCTTTTAACCGAAATCCTTCTTCTTCTACCCATAAAATCTCTATTTAAATTCAAGTGTGTATCCAAGAACTGGCTATTTCTCATCTCCAATCCTGACTTCCACCATCGCCTTAACCTCTCTGACTTCCCTTGTGCCCTCTTTGTGCATAGATTGCCTTTTTCTAACAACCCTCTATTTGACTTCATCAAACTCGATTCCAGTTACTCTGAGGCTCCATTTGAAAGGCTAAATTTTGCTAATGATCTGTTTGGTATCGATATCATTAACTCTTGTAATGGATTGCTATTGTGTTCTAGTACTCAGAGGTACTCATCTCAAGCCAGATACTACATTTACAATCCTACTACCAAGCAACATACTGTACTTCCTCCAGTAAGTCAAGTTGATGATGAATCGTACAGTCTTCATTTAGCTTTTGATCCTTCCAAATCACGCCACTACAAAGTTATATGTGTACGTCAATACATCGTTTCTGAACCTCATTATAATATAGAGATTTACTCGTCAGAAACTAGGCTATGGAGGGTAACAGCTGCGAGTTTTACGGTGGACAGCTTGGACAATGAAGTTGCTGGTGGGGCATTTTGGAACGGAGCTATTCATTGGATTACTGACTGGGGTCCTTGTTTTTATTTAGATGAAGAACAAGAACAGATTCGAGAGATGCCAATGCCTCCAAAGCCAGATGATTGGAATCGGAGGAGGGTGATGTATTTTCAGGAGTCTAGAGGATACTTGAACCTTATTGAGATTTATCAACACGCAGCTACTCAATTTAACGTGTGTGAATTAAAGAAAGACTACTCGAGATGGTTTGTCAAGTATAGGGTTGATCTCGGAGTTATAAGATCATTTCCTGAGATGATTAAAACCGAGTTAGAACCAACTGTGTTGAACTATTATGCTTACCAAATCTGGTCTATTGTAAGGGGTAAAAATGATGAGGACTCCTATATGGTGCTACATTTACCAGCGAAAATCGTACGGTATAACTTAAAAGATGGAAGTTTCAAGAAGCTTTGTAATTTTACTCCTGGAAAGGGTGCAACTAAGTATAAGCAGGAGAATGCTATGAACTTGAAGTATTATAGAGCTTATGAGTACATAAAGAGTCTAGCTACTGTTTGA